The following proteins come from a genomic window of Canis lupus dingo isolate Sandy chromosome 20, ASM325472v2, whole genome shotgun sequence:
- the THUMPD3 gene encoding tRNA (guanine(6)-N2)-methyltransferase THUMP3 isoform X3 — protein sequence MSTRSLYQLQEVVPEVHCLRSVDNLFVVVKEFKDYPFKETKEEVLKDFEELAGKLPWSDPLKVWKINTSFKKKKTKRKKINQNSSKEKTNNGQGDKTDERDDKKGFINNTLDSHILDYYENPAIKEEVSTLVGDDLASCKDEKDESSKEETQPELLKFRVTCNRAGEKHCFSSNEAARDFGGAIQDYFKWKADMTNFDVEVLLNIHDKEIVVGIALTEESLHRRNITHFGPTTLRSTLAYGMLRLCAPQPTDIIVDPMCGTGAIPIEGATEWSNCYHIAGDNNPLAVNRAANNISSLLTKSQIKEGKVSWGLPIDAVQWDICNLPLRTGSVDIIVTDMPFGKRMGSKKRNWNLYPACLREMSRVCRPGTGRAALLTQDKKCFAKALSGMGHVWRKVHTVWVNIGGLHAAVYLLKRTPQAFIHPSEQDGERTPW from the exons ATGAGCACCAGAAGTCTATACCAGTTACAGGAAGTGGTCCCAGAA GTTCATTGTCTGAGATCAGTTGATAACTTATTTGTGGTCGTTAAGGAATTTAAAGATTACCCGTTCAAAGAAACAAAG GAAGAAGTTCTAAAGGATTTTGAAGAATTGGCTGGGAAGCTTCCATGGTCAGACCCTTTAAAAGTATGGAAAATTAATACcagcttcaagaaaaaaaaaacaaaacgcaaAAAGATAAATCAGAATTCAAGTAAAGAGAAGACTAATAATGGACAAGGAGACAAAACAGACGAGAGAGATGATAAAAAAGGATTCATTAACAATACCTTAGATTCCCATATCTTAGACTATTATGAAAATCCAGCCATCAAAGAAGAGGTCTCAACATTAGTAGGTGATGATTTGGCATCTTGTAAAGATGAGAAGGATGAAAGCTCAAAAGAAGAAACTCAACCTGAATTGTTGAAGTTTAGGGTCACGTGCAACAGGGCAGGAGAGAAACACTGCTTTTCCTCAAATGAGGCCGCAAGAGATTTTGGAGGTGCTATTCAAGATTACTTTAAGTGGAAGGCTGACATGACCAACTTTGATGTGGAG gtTCTTTTGAACATCCATGATAAAGAAATTGTTGTGGGCATTGCATTGACAGAAGAGAGTCTCCACCGAAGAAATATTACACATTTTGGACCTACAACTCTTAGATCTACTCTTGCCTATGGGATGCTCAG gCTCTGTGCTCCTCAACCTACTGATATAATAGTTGATCCAATGTGTGGAACAGGAGCAATACCAATAGAG GGGGCTACTGAATGGTCTAACTGTTATCATATTGCTGGTGATAATAATCCGTTGGCTGTGAATAGAGCAGCAAATAACATCTCATCTTTATTGACCAAGAGCCAAATTAAAGAAGG CAAAGTGTCCTGGGGCTTGCCCATAGATGCTGTTCAGTGGGATATCTGCAATCTGCCATTGAGAACTGGCTCTGTGGACATTATTGTAACAGACATGCCATTTGGAAAAAG GATGGGCTCCAaaaagagaaactggaaccttTATCCAGCTTGCCTACGGGAGATGAGCCGTGTCTGTAGACCAGGGACAGGCCGAGCTGCACTACTTACTCAGGACAAGAAATGCTTTGCCAAG GCATTATCTGGAATGGGACATGTTTGGCGGAAGGTACATACTGTCTGGGTGAATATAGGGGGTCTTCATGCAGCAGTTTATCTTCTGAAACGTACACCTCAAGCTTTTATTCATCCTTCAGAACAAGATGGGGAAAGAACTCCTTGGTGA
- the THUMPD3 gene encoding tRNA (guanine(6)-N2)-methyltransferase THUMP3 isoform X2 encodes MSDVQEATNQLLDVSLHEHQKSIPVTGSGPRSESQHLQVTIGATVPTGFEQTAADEVREKLGSSCKISKDRGKIYFDISVESLAQVHCLRSVDNLFVVVKEFKDYPFKETKEEVLKDFEELAGKLPWSDPLKVWKINTSFKKKKTKRKKINQNSSKEKTNNGQGDKTDERDDKKGFINNTLDSHILDYYENPAIKEEVSTLVGDDLASCKDEKDESSKEETQPELLKFRVTCNRAGEKHCFSSNEAARDFGGAIQDYFKWKADMTNFDVEVLLNIHDKEIVVGIALTEESLHRRNITHFGPTTLRSTLAYGMLSKVSWGLPIDAVQWDICNLPLRTGSVDIIVTDMPFGKRMGSKKRNWNLYPACLREMSRVCRPGTGRAALLTQDKKCFAKALSGMGHVWRKVHTVWVNIGGLHAAVYLLKRTPQAFIHPSEQDGERTPW; translated from the exons ATGTCTGATGTTCAGGAAGCCACTAACCAACTCCTGGATGTGAGCCTTCATGAGCACCAGAAGTCTATACCAGTTACAGGAAGTGGTCCCAGAAGTGAGTCTCAGCACCTCCAAGTCACTATTGGAGCCACTGTGCCTACTGGTTTTGAGCAAACAGCTGCAGATGAAGTGAGAGAGAAATTGGGGTCATCATGCAAAATCAGCAAAGACCGGGGCAAGATATATTTTGACATTTCAGTGGAAAGTCTGGCTCAG GTTCATTGTCTGAGATCAGTTGATAACTTATTTGTGGTCGTTAAGGAATTTAAAGATTACCCGTTCAAAGAAACAAAG GAAGAAGTTCTAAAGGATTTTGAAGAATTGGCTGGGAAGCTTCCATGGTCAGACCCTTTAAAAGTATGGAAAATTAATACcagcttcaagaaaaaaaaaacaaaacgcaaAAAGATAAATCAGAATTCAAGTAAAGAGAAGACTAATAATGGACAAGGAGACAAAACAGACGAGAGAGATGATAAAAAAGGATTCATTAACAATACCTTAGATTCCCATATCTTAGACTATTATGAAAATCCAGCCATCAAAGAAGAGGTCTCAACATTAGTAGGTGATGATTTGGCATCTTGTAAAGATGAGAAGGATGAAAGCTCAAAAGAAGAAACTCAACCTGAATTGTTGAAGTTTAGGGTCACGTGCAACAGGGCAGGAGAGAAACACTGCTTTTCCTCAAATGAGGCCGCAAGAGATTTTGGAGGTGCTATTCAAGATTACTTTAAGTGGAAGGCTGACATGACCAACTTTGATGTGGAG gtTCTTTTGAACATCCATGATAAAGAAATTGTTGTGGGCATTGCATTGACAGAAGAGAGTCTCCACCGAAGAAATATTACACATTTTGGACCTACAACTCTTAGATCTACTCTTGCCTATGGGATGCTCAG CAAAGTGTCCTGGGGCTTGCCCATAGATGCTGTTCAGTGGGATATCTGCAATCTGCCATTGAGAACTGGCTCTGTGGACATTATTGTAACAGACATGCCATTTGGAAAAAG GATGGGCTCCAaaaagagaaactggaaccttTATCCAGCTTGCCTACGGGAGATGAGCCGTGTCTGTAGACCAGGGACAGGCCGAGCTGCACTACTTACTCAGGACAAGAAATGCTTTGCCAAG GCATTATCTGGAATGGGACATGTTTGGCGGAAGGTACATACTGTCTGGGTGAATATAGGGGGTCTTCATGCAGCAGTTTATCTTCTGAAACGTACACCTCAAGCTTTTATTCATCCTTCAGAACAAGATGGGGAAAGAACTCCTTGGTGA
- the THUMPD3 gene encoding tRNA (guanine(6)-N2)-methyltransferase THUMP3 isoform X1, translating to MSDVQEATNQLLDVSLHEHQKSIPVTGSGPRSESQHLQVTIGATVPTGFEQTAADEVREKLGSSCKISKDRGKIYFDISVESLAQVHCLRSVDNLFVVVKEFKDYPFKETKEEVLKDFEELAGKLPWSDPLKVWKINTSFKKKKTKRKKINQNSSKEKTNNGQGDKTDERDDKKGFINNTLDSHILDYYENPAIKEEVSTLVGDDLASCKDEKDESSKEETQPELLKFRVTCNRAGEKHCFSSNEAARDFGGAIQDYFKWKADMTNFDVEVLLNIHDKEIVVGIALTEESLHRRNITHFGPTTLRSTLAYGMLRLCAPQPTDIIVDPMCGTGAIPIEGATEWSNCYHIAGDNNPLAVNRAANNISSLLTKSQIKEGKVSWGLPIDAVQWDICNLPLRTGSVDIIVTDMPFGKRMGSKKRNWNLYPACLREMSRVCRPGTGRAALLTQDKKCFAKALSGMGHVWRKVHTVWVNIGGLHAAVYLLKRTPQAFIHPSEQDGERTPW from the exons ATGTCTGATGTTCAGGAAGCCACTAACCAACTCCTGGATGTGAGCCTTCATGAGCACCAGAAGTCTATACCAGTTACAGGAAGTGGTCCCAGAAGTGAGTCTCAGCACCTCCAAGTCACTATTGGAGCCACTGTGCCTACTGGTTTTGAGCAAACAGCTGCAGATGAAGTGAGAGAGAAATTGGGGTCATCATGCAAAATCAGCAAAGACCGGGGCAAGATATATTTTGACATTTCAGTGGAAAGTCTGGCTCAG GTTCATTGTCTGAGATCAGTTGATAACTTATTTGTGGTCGTTAAGGAATTTAAAGATTACCCGTTCAAAGAAACAAAG GAAGAAGTTCTAAAGGATTTTGAAGAATTGGCTGGGAAGCTTCCATGGTCAGACCCTTTAAAAGTATGGAAAATTAATACcagcttcaagaaaaaaaaaacaaaacgcaaAAAGATAAATCAGAATTCAAGTAAAGAGAAGACTAATAATGGACAAGGAGACAAAACAGACGAGAGAGATGATAAAAAAGGATTCATTAACAATACCTTAGATTCCCATATCTTAGACTATTATGAAAATCCAGCCATCAAAGAAGAGGTCTCAACATTAGTAGGTGATGATTTGGCATCTTGTAAAGATGAGAAGGATGAAAGCTCAAAAGAAGAAACTCAACCTGAATTGTTGAAGTTTAGGGTCACGTGCAACAGGGCAGGAGAGAAACACTGCTTTTCCTCAAATGAGGCCGCAAGAGATTTTGGAGGTGCTATTCAAGATTACTTTAAGTGGAAGGCTGACATGACCAACTTTGATGTGGAG gtTCTTTTGAACATCCATGATAAAGAAATTGTTGTGGGCATTGCATTGACAGAAGAGAGTCTCCACCGAAGAAATATTACACATTTTGGACCTACAACTCTTAGATCTACTCTTGCCTATGGGATGCTCAG gCTCTGTGCTCCTCAACCTACTGATATAATAGTTGATCCAATGTGTGGAACAGGAGCAATACCAATAGAG GGGGCTACTGAATGGTCTAACTGTTATCATATTGCTGGTGATAATAATCCGTTGGCTGTGAATAGAGCAGCAAATAACATCTCATCTTTATTGACCAAGAGCCAAATTAAAGAAGG CAAAGTGTCCTGGGGCTTGCCCATAGATGCTGTTCAGTGGGATATCTGCAATCTGCCATTGAGAACTGGCTCTGTGGACATTATTGTAACAGACATGCCATTTGGAAAAAG GATGGGCTCCAaaaagagaaactggaaccttTATCCAGCTTGCCTACGGGAGATGAGCCGTGTCTGTAGACCAGGGACAGGCCGAGCTGCACTACTTACTCAGGACAAGAAATGCTTTGCCAAG GCATTATCTGGAATGGGACATGTTTGGCGGAAGGTACATACTGTCTGGGTGAATATAGGGGGTCTTCATGCAGCAGTTTATCTTCTGAAACGTACACCTCAAGCTTTTATTCATCCTTCAGAACAAGATGGGGAAAGAACTCCTTGGTGA